In one Limosilactobacillus oris genomic region, the following are encoded:
- a CDS encoding SEC10/PgrA surface exclusion domain-containing protein, producing the protein MTTLHSNKKAVALAAAAAAVTGGTMAVTDNVHADTVNTQDNTQNQTQNPQASDLKTQQDASRQAYADANKANTDAQSNLAQASAKNTTAQGNVDSAQTDVDTATQKVQSATTAEQNTQAEVTQAQTEAKKAQNDYDNAVKQQAQTDQAVHQAQSDLKTANQAVSEAQKAADQADAKQAQAQTNANTANQNVENTNTQVQKAQGAVNDAQASVKNAENDVQTAQNHDQVVAQDQNNVQAKTDAKQAADAKVNDAQKVNDEKIEAQSNAQKTVDQLSKDTNADLSGNTHLNMSQQWINTVKGAYQDALKQNTNAQTSLDFETDALKKAFGTNIPGANKLNHYTNDPALQAIPLKLENGRLSASQELDATRYYLTLVNQIQEALGTPQQKITSQSLKDATKVVNQYIADNWIVIENGHDDNALKSTRMSEAMGENYININNGPLTMNDLHKAIFDQVTNMLFNPQGDWKHAMIVANAYGQFAGTTAGVQLNFEPNSNQGGLFDRLNFHGAGVLHFLSNTDAPKDAQYIAIDPSQQEAVDKAGNTLNQAQANYDNFIKNNQSSDLDLAHIVSQQDYQNNKAKYDADPNGAWAPTYKATVDQYNKQQAALKPYLDAIDQAQNKLDQVYFTKTSDSSKTDDHAAQLANAKQALQDAQAKLETAKQEASQASADLANAKADAKTAANDLKAAQDKLAHDSSSSVSLADAQEALKNAKAVLTQKQVNLADAKKAAQKAQTMKSQSDSALASAKQESQAAQKALADAQAKAKSAQEKVDALTNDDQAVADAKDKLNAANQKLQVAKSNHETAQDNLTKAQNELKQAQTKLENAKDEATKAANALKDAQAKADKTKDALAKAKAGLITDNKVYGDSVAIKDQTIHAGEINKIVDPEIANPMATDPTQNLVMGAFLQMATSKLDTIPTGTTASWSDLNTLNHDANTVGDHSEDVLVTFPDGSTTTVKMNLHVLATVKPSQPDTPVVNPGHDQTTTPTDPTDQPGHNVKPGDTTKPASKPSTEPSTTPSHEEQQPGTHTDTPTAKPSDQQPSTQPSGNQGQTKADHNVTVAPSENGSQTAVTNNNVKLVANEVGNNNTLKRSDLNNGKLPQTGNHSEAGLIGLGVASMMAMFGLISTQCREN; encoded by the coding sequence ATGACCACATTACATTCAAATAAAAAGGCCGTTGCTTTGGCCGCAGCCGCTGCTGCCGTTACCGGTGGAACAATGGCAGTAACAGACAATGTTCATGCTGATACCGTTAATACTCAAGATAATACCCAAAATCAGACTCAAAATCCACAAGCCAGTGACTTAAAGACTCAGCAAGACGCCAGCCGACAAGCTTATGCTGACGCTAACAAGGCGAATACTGATGCTCAAAGTAACCTTGCTCAAGCTAGTGCTAAGAATACTACCGCTCAAGGCAACGTTGATTCTGCTCAAACTGACGTTGACACAGCTACTCAAAAGGTTCAATCAGCAACTACTGCCGAACAAAACACACAAGCTGAAGTCACTCAAGCCCAGACTGAAGCAAAAAAGGCACAAAATGACTATGACAACGCTGTAAAGCAACAAGCCCAAACCGATCAAGCTGTACATCAAGCACAAAGTGACCTCAAGACGGCCAACCAAGCCGTTAGCGAAGCCCAAAAGGCTGCCGATCAAGCTGACGCAAAACAAGCACAAGCGCAAACTAACGCCAACACAGCTAACCAAAATGTCGAAAATACCAATACCCAAGTTCAAAAGGCACAAGGTGCCGTCAACGACGCACAAGCCAGCGTCAAGAACGCTGAAAACGATGTTCAGACAGCGCAAAATCATGATCAAGTAGTCGCACAAGACCAAAATAACGTACAAGCTAAGACTGACGCCAAACAGGCGGCCGACGCAAAGGTCAATGACGCCCAAAAGGTTAACGACGAAAAGATCGAAGCACAAAGTAACGCTCAAAAGACGGTTGATCAGTTAAGTAAGGACACCAATGCCGATCTTAGTGGAAACACACACCTAAACATGTCACAACAATGGATCAATACCGTCAAGGGTGCTTATCAAGACGCATTAAAGCAAAACACCAATGCTCAAACATCATTAGACTTCGAAACTGATGCATTAAAGAAAGCATTCGGAACAAACATTCCAGGTGCTAACAAACTTAACCACTACACAAACGATCCAGCTCTTCAAGCCATTCCGTTAAAGCTTGAAAATGGACGACTAAGCGCTAGTCAAGAACTTGATGCAACACGTTACTACTTAACATTAGTAAACCAAATCCAAGAAGCATTAGGAACTCCACAACAAAAGATCACATCTCAAAGCCTCAAAGATGCCACTAAAGTTGTTAACCAATACATTGCTGATAATTGGATCGTTATCGAAAACGGTCATGACGACAACGCTCTTAAATCAACTCGAATGAGTGAAGCGATGGGTGAAAATTACATCAACATTAACAATGGCCCATTGACAATGAATGACCTACACAAGGCCATCTTTGACCAAGTCACAAACATGCTTTTCAACCCACAAGGCGACTGGAAGCACGCTATGATCGTAGCCAACGCTTACGGGCAATTTGCCGGTACAACTGCTGGAGTTCAACTTAACTTTGAACCCAATTCAAATCAAGGTGGACTGTTCGATCGATTAAACTTTCACGGTGCAGGTGTCTTACACTTCTTAAGCAACACTGACGCACCAAAGGACGCTCAATACATTGCTATTGATCCATCACAACAAGAAGCTGTTGACAAAGCTGGAAACACCCTAAACCAAGCACAAGCTAACTACGACAACTTCATCAAGAACAACCAAAGTAGTGATTTAGACTTAGCTCACATTGTTAGTCAACAAGACTACCAAAACAACAAAGCTAAGTATGATGCTGATCCAAATGGTGCCTGGGCTCCTACTTATAAGGCTACTGTTGACCAATACAACAAGCAGCAAGCAGCGCTCAAGCCATATCTTGATGCCATCGACCAAGCTCAAAACAAGCTCGATCAAGTTTACTTTACTAAGACATCTGACAGTTCCAAGACTGATGATCACGCAGCCCAACTCGCCAACGCCAAGCAGGCTCTACAAGACGCTCAGGCTAAGCTCGAAACGGCTAAGCAAGAAGCCAGCCAAGCAAGTGCTGACCTGGCTAATGCTAAGGCTGACGCTAAGACAGCTGCCAACGATCTGAAGGCTGCTCAAGACAAGTTAGCTCATGATAGCAGCTCTAGCGTGTCACTTGCTGACGCCCAGGAAGCACTAAAGAATGCCAAGGCGGTACTGACTCAAAAGCAAGTCAACCTTGCCGATGCCAAGAAAGCCGCTCAAAAGGCTCAGACTATGAAGAGCCAATCTGACAGTGCCCTTGCTAGTGCTAAGCAAGAATCTCAAGCAGCACAAAAGGCCCTTGCTGACGCTCAAGCCAAGGCTAAGTCTGCCCAAGAGAAAGTTGACGCATTAACCAACGACGATCAAGCTGTTGCCGATGCCAAGGACAAACTCAACGCTGCCAACCAAAAGTTACAGGTTGCTAAGTCCAATCACGAAACAGCCCAAGACAACTTAACCAAGGCCCAAAACGAATTAAAGCAGGCCCAAACCAAGCTCGAAAACGCCAAGGACGAAGCTACCAAGGCTGCTAACGCACTAAAGGACGCTCAAGCCAAGGCTGACAAGACTAAGGACGCTCTCGCCAAGGCAAAGGCAGGACTCATCACTGACAACAAGGTCTACGGTGACTCCGTTGCCATCAAGGACCAAACCATTCACGCCGGCGAAATTAACAAGATCGTTGATCCAGAAATTGCCAACCCAATGGCTACGGACCCAACTCAAAATCTTGTCATGGGTGCCTTCTTACAAATGGCCACTTCAAAGCTCGACACGATCCCTACTGGAACGACGGCTTCATGGAGCGACCTCAACACGCTCAATCATGACGCCAACACCGTTGGTGACCACAGCGAAGACGTTCTGGTAACGTTCCCAGATGGTTCAACTACCACCGTTAAGATGAACTTACACGTCTTGGCAACGGTCAAGCCATCTCAGCCTGACACGCCAGTTGTCAACCCTGGTCATGACCAAACAACCACGCCGACTGATCCTACGGACCAACCAGGCCACAACGTCAAGCCGGGTGACACAACTAAGCCTGCAAGCAAGCCATCAACTGAACCTTCAACGACACCAAGTCACGAAGAACAGCAACCTGGTACGCACACTGACACGCCAACGGCAAAGCCTAGCGACCAACAGCCATCCACTCAGCCAAGTGGTAACCAAGGTCAAACTAAGGCTGATCACAACGTCACCGTTGCACCTAGCGAAAATGGTTCTCAAACTGCGGTTACAAACAATAACGTAAAGTTAGTTGCTAATGAAGTTGGCAACAACAATACTCTAAAGCGCTCTGACCTTAACAACGGGAAGTTACCACAAACCGGTAACCACAGTGAAGCCGGACTGATTGGATTAGGAGTAGCAAGCATGATGGCTATGTTTGGTCTTATTAGTACCCAGTGCAGAGAAAATTAA
- a CDS encoding SEC10/PgrA surface exclusion domain-containing protein, whose translation MTKKNTKKTLAMAAAAAAVTGGTMAVTGNVHADTVNTQANTQTQTQNPQVSDLKTQQDASRQAYADANKANADAHQATQNAQDNLVHATSKSTEAQGAVDNAQSAVNQASNDVTTATNKANQAQTDVENAQDAQTQAQNDYDNAVKQSTTSADEQAALDQAQADAKTAEGAATDAQSKLADATSKQSQAQSNADTATQNVKDATDRVNNDQSAVSQAESNVKNAENDVQTAQNHDQVVAQDHNDVQAKTDAKQAADAKVNDAQKVNDEKSGAQSNAQTAVNDAQKTVDQLSQGVQVVNTINASDAYLNQINKERGGMGFIDQNLKPKNMSDSDYQQLVSESKKLNQSNQYQDDPAAEAIPVHMNSNGTLSDEDAKFASQYAAQLLNPLRQKAGSPVYKITNGSLKIAQDVADRYSNDQWNQWEKGHDNAGIEAVGNQWGVGINESWSGDISFAHQKFVADNPDDILATSGTWVSEYNGLTRNDLQRGIYDAIKAMLFDDMGESFGHATDILGIRETNANKPVEFGVSYEYDTSDHVTNFAGQKNKNAGGFHFNSEFNSSNTNPNGKFFQTEWQKNVAIPKTDNHAAQLASAKQALQDAQAKLKTATTEASQASTDLTNAKAEAQHAADELKAAQDKLAHDSGSSMSLADAQAKLKNAKAVLAQKQANLADAKKNLQNANTMKSQSDSALEKANADVKDAQDAVQTAQAKAKDANAKVDAIKAKIAADNNSKELSDAEAKLNQTKQDLQVAQSKKDEADKALAKAQATLKNKQDALKKAQANAQTAAQNLKSAQDAVKKAQAHEQDTQAALKLAKDNLITDNKVYGDSVAIKDQTIHAGEINKIVNPEIANPMAKDPTQSLVMGAFLQMAASKLDTIPTGTTAKWNQPQNVSRDANLVGDHSEDVLVTFPDGSTTTIKMGLHVLAVAKPSQPHTPAINPGHETKPGDDQKPTTPGAPKDQPGHDVKPGDDNKPSSKPSTPSTEPSTTPSHEKQQPGTHTDTPTAKPSDQQPSTQPSGDEGQSQTTTPDHKETSNNDSNVTVAPNADHKTDSAQTVATNGNNNVTVKPVANEVENTNTAKRSDLNNGKLPQTGNAKSSIALGIATLIGMFGLAYDRRKD comes from the coding sequence ATGACAAAGAAGAATACTAAGAAGACATTAGCCATGGCTGCCGCTGCAGCCGCCGTTACCGGTGGAACAATGGCAGTGACAGGCAATGTTCATGCTGATACCGTTAATACCCAAGCTAATACCCAAACTCAGACTCAAAATCCACAAGTTAGTGACTTAAAGACTCAGCAAGACGCCAGCCGCCAAGCTTATGCTGACGCTAATAAGGCGAATGCTGATGCGCACCAAGCCACTCAAAATGCACAAGACAACTTAGTTCATGCTACATCTAAGAGCACCGAAGCACAAGGCGCTGTTGATAACGCACAAAGTGCTGTCAACCAAGCTTCTAATGACGTCACCACTGCTACCAACAAGGCCAATCAAGCACAAACCGACGTTGAAAACGCACAAGATGCCCAAACACAAGCTCAAAATGACTACGACAATGCCGTAAAGCAAAGTACAACTTCTGCCGACGAACAAGCCGCCTTAGACCAAGCACAAGCCGACGCAAAGACCGCCGAAGGTGCCGCCACAGATGCTCAAAGCAAGTTAGCCGATGCTACTAGCAAGCAAAGTCAAGCACAATCCAATGCTGACACCGCCACCCAAAACGTCAAGGACGCTACTGATCGAGTAAACAATGATCAATCTGCCGTCAGTCAAGCCGAAAGCAACGTCAAGAACGCTGAAAACGACGTTCAAACAGCACAAAATCATGATCAAGTAGTCGCACAAGACCACAATGACGTACAAGCCAAGACTGACGCCAAGCAGGCGGCCGACGCAAAGGTCAATGACGCTCAAAAGGTTAATGACGAAAAGAGCGGAGCACAAAGTAACGCACAAACTGCCGTTAATGACGCTCAAAAGACAGTTGATCAATTAAGCCAAGGTGTTCAAGTTGTTAACACCATTAACGCCAGTGACGCTTACCTCAACCAAATCAACAAGGAACGCGGCGGCATGGGCTTTATCGATCAAAACTTAAAGCCGAAGAACATGTCTGATAGTGATTACCAACAACTAGTTAGTGAAAGTAAGAAGCTCAATCAAAGTAACCAATACCAAGACGATCCAGCTGCCGAAGCTATTCCAGTTCACATGAACAGCAACGGCACTTTATCCGACGAAGATGCTAAGTTTGCTAGTCAATATGCAGCTCAATTACTAAACCCATTACGTCAAAAGGCTGGTTCTCCAGTTTATAAGATCACTAATGGTTCACTCAAGATTGCACAAGATGTTGCTGATCGATACAGCAATGACCAATGGAACCAATGGGAAAAGGGCCACGACAATGCCGGAATTGAAGCTGTCGGCAACCAATGGGGCGTCGGCATTAACGAATCATGGAGCGGTGATATCTCATTCGCTCACCAAAAATTCGTTGCTGACAACCCAGACGACATTCTAGCTACCAGCGGTACTTGGGTAAGTGAATATAACGGTCTTACTCGTAATGACCTACAACGTGGTATCTACGACGCTATTAAGGCCATGCTCTTTGATGACATGGGCGAAAGCTTCGGTCACGCTACCGACATTTTAGGTATTCGTGAAACAAACGCCAACAAGCCAGTCGAATTCGGTGTATCTTACGAATACGACACTTCTGATCACGTAACTAACTTTGCCGGTCAAAAGAACAAGAACGCTGGTGGATTCCACTTCAACTCCGAATTTAACAGCAGCAACACCAATCCAAACGGCAAGTTCTTCCAAACTGAATGGCAAAAGAACGTTGCTATTCCAAAGACTGACAACCATGCAGCCCAACTTGCCAGCGCCAAGCAAGCATTGCAAGACGCACAAGCTAAGCTCAAGACAGCCACTACTGAAGCCAGCCAAGCAAGTACTGACTTGACTAATGCCAAGGCTGAAGCACAACACGCTGCTGACGAACTAAAGGCTGCCCAAGACAAGTTAGCTCACGATAGCGGTTCCAGCATGTCACTTGCTGACGCCCAAGCTAAGCTCAAGAATGCCAAAGCTGTACTGGCTCAAAAGCAAGCTAACCTTGCCGATGCCAAGAAGAACTTACAAAATGCCAACACCATGAAGAGCCAATCTGACAGTGCCCTTGAAAAGGCCAATGCTGACGTTAAGGACGCTCAAGACGCCGTACAAACTGCCCAAGCTAAGGCCAAAGATGCTAACGCTAAGGTTGACGCTATCAAGGCCAAGATTGCTGCTGACAACAACAGCAAGGAACTTAGCGATGCCGAAGCTAAGCTCAATCAAACTAAGCAAGATCTCCAAGTTGCCCAAAGCAAGAAGGATGAAGCTGACAAGGCCTTAGCCAAAGCACAAGCTACCTTGAAGAACAAGCAAGACGCTTTAAAGAAGGCCCAAGCCAACGCACAGACTGCCGCACAAAACTTAAAGAGTGCTCAAGACGCCGTCAAGAAGGCTCAAGCTCACGAACAAGATACACAAGCTGCTCTTAAGTTGGCCAAGGACAACCTCATCACCGACAACAAGGTCTACGGTGACTCCGTTGCCATCAAGGATCAGACCATTCACGCCGGTGAAATTAACAAGATCGTTAATCCCGAAATTGCCAACCCAATGGCCAAGGATCCTACCCAAAGTCTTGTTATGGGTGCTTTCTTACAAATGGCTGCTTCAAAGCTCGACACGATCCCTACTGGAACGACAGCCAAGTGGAACCAACCACAAAACGTCAGCCGTGACGCTAACTTAGTCGGCGATCACAGCGAAGACGTTCTGGTAACGTTCCCAGATGGTTCAACTACTACCATTAAGATGGGCTTACACGTCTTGGCAGTGGCCAAGCCATCTCAGCCTCACACACCAGCTATCAACCCTGGTCATGAAACAAAGCCAGGTGACGATCAAAAGCCAACCACCCCTGGTGCTCCTAAGGACCAACCAGGTCACGACGTCAAGCCAGGTGACGACAACAAGCCATCAAGCAAGCCTTCGACCCCATCAACTGAACCTTCAACGACACCAAGTCACGAAAAACAGCAGCCTGGTACGCACACTGACACGCCGACTGCAAAGCCTAGCGACCAACAGCCATCCACTCAACCAAGTGGTGACGAAGGTCAAAGTCAAACGACCACTCCTGACCACAAGGAAACTTCAAACAATGACAGTAATGTTACTGTTGCACCAAACGCAGACCATAAGACTGATAGTGCTCAGACTGTCGCAACAAATGGTAACAACAATGTTACTGTAAAGCCAGTTGCTAATGAAGTTGAAAACACCAACACCGCAAAGCGTTCTGACCTTAACAACGGAAAGTTACCACAAACTGGTAATGCTAAGAGCTCAATTGCTTTAGGAATCGCAACATTAATTGGTATGTTTGGTTTAGCTTATGATCGTCGTAAAGATTAG
- a CDS encoding Rib/alpha-like domain-containing protein → MTTLHSNKKAVALAAAAAAVTGGALAATNTAHADTINSASDSQTTTNNQSEVVKTAQEQAQDKAQAAGNAMKDAQSAMNDAQSKADQTDSQVNQATAQVNTDRQAVQTAQTAVNNAQQASERAQQALSQAQTNAQAATPEAISQAQADVQTAQTAEKAAGNAVQDKQGDVKSAQADLSQSQAQAKQAQQTVENDQQAVSQAERSLDQQGAQNDVAQAQADLTKAQNAEKTAQDAVSQKNDDVQTAQSEVNQAQDSVKTAQADVNSKAESEQNAKTALDQAQNDVNAKQTALTNAQNKLNAAKQANESANMPDPASLGITVTATNAAKTAAQAWRNGDHSDANLNAMKNGITIYYRPTARDNSTILSNETNVAKSMAQAATESVTNQQWIGTETSQLIAAAMNAVHQALGFKSRIAATDLAGIEAMKNTLSMDFNNTYSRYNNDILVGSQPYKTTLVGNGTPHALRLSDFKEYHLALVLTGDPFNAQGVIQGKDLHFASYPLTLGTDQTDHTIFVGTGSTTGGGGLSFINTVDTPSTPSQDLTDLETATSQAQTALDQAKTALNNAKSAHDTTVQNLNAAKAVLTKTQKAEKAAQDKLANAKNELKNAQSAYQTAQNNVQTATQKLTQAQKVAQEASQNRTVKEQALHDAQNKLAQDQQKLDTANQAVKDSQDRLDQAQSALKQAQTDLKAKQDSVQKLTQKLNDLQNAQTLLKQAQDNAKAADDLLSQKTDQLKQAKDVLNSAQTKLDTAKANANAAHDQLDKAKANFQAKKNAYDDAAAHLISDAQQYGSQVKLTQDHFTINEGDQLPSLSLDNQFAPHRENSAITNMFMNLAAMPGDVLPEGTKISWANPTKANNDAQHAGDYTENVLITFPDGSTITKQVELTVKYNPAMHQTQTDITNVPGLPAGTHVINSQVVNANGQIMPEYQVINGHIVKTTTAAQLTKASNAISSENTTLKRSDLNNGKLPQTGDHNEAGLIGLGVAGLIGALGMTKRRRHN, encoded by the coding sequence ATGACCACATTACATTCAAATAAAAAGGCCGTTGCTTTAGCCGCAGCCGCTGCTGCCGTTACTGGTGGAGCACTAGCTGCCACTAACACTGCACATGCCGATACGATTAACTCAGCAAGTGACAGCCAAACAACGACTAACAACCAATCAGAAGTCGTTAAGACTGCACAAGAACAAGCACAAGACAAGGCACAAGCTGCCGGCAACGCCATGAAAGACGCTCAAAGTGCAATGAATGACGCCCAAAGCAAGGCTGATCAAACTGACAGTCAAGTTAACCAGGCAACTGCTCAAGTTAACACTGATCGTCAAGCTGTTCAAACGGCTCAAACAGCAGTTAACAACGCTCAACAAGCATCAGAACGTGCTCAGCAAGCCCTCAGCCAAGCACAAACCAATGCGCAGGCTGCTACACCTGAAGCGATCAGTCAAGCCCAAGCTGATGTACAAACCGCCCAAACAGCTGAAAAAGCAGCTGGGAATGCAGTGCAAGACAAGCAGGGTGACGTAAAGAGCGCTCAGGCTGATCTAAGCCAGAGCCAAGCCCAAGCTAAGCAAGCTCAACAAACCGTCGAAAACGATCAGCAGGCCGTATCACAGGCTGAGCGCAGCCTGGACCAACAAGGTGCTCAAAATGATGTCGCCCAAGCCCAAGCTGATTTAACCAAGGCCCAAAACGCCGAAAAGACGGCTCAAGATGCCGTCAGTCAAAAGAACGATGACGTTCAAACAGCCCAAAGTGAAGTCAATCAAGCCCAAGACAGTGTCAAGACTGCCCAAGCTGACGTTAACAGCAAGGCTGAAAGCGAACAAAATGCCAAGACGGCATTAGACCAAGCACAAAACGACGTTAACGCTAAGCAAACGGCATTAACTAATGCGCAAAATAAATTAAATGCTGCTAAACAAGCTAATGAAAGTGCAAATATGCCAGACCCAGCATCATTAGGCATTACCGTTACCGCTACCAACGCAGCCAAGACAGCGGCCCAAGCATGGCGCAACGGTGACCACAGTGACGCCAATCTCAACGCAATGAAGAACGGTATCACGATTTACTACCGCCCAACTGCTCGCGATAACAGCACCATTCTCAGTAACGAAACAAACGTTGCCAAATCAATGGCACAAGCTGCCACCGAATCAGTAACTAACCAGCAATGGATCGGCACTGAAACCAGCCAATTGATTGCCGCTGCGATGAATGCAGTCCACCAAGCTCTCGGCTTTAAGAGTCGGATTGCTGCTACTGATTTAGCTGGAATCGAAGCCATGAAGAACACACTATCAATGGACTTCAACAACACATACAGTCGATACAACAACGACATCCTTGTAGGATCCCAACCATACAAAACCACTCTTGTCGGAAACGGAACACCACACGCTTTACGACTAAGTGACTTTAAAGAATACCACCTCGCACTTGTGTTAACAGGTGATCCATTCAACGCACAAGGTGTCATTCAAGGAAAAGACCTCCACTTCGCATCATATCCGTTAACTCTAGGAACCGACCAAACAGATCACACAATCTTTGTTGGAACCGGAAGCACTACTGGCGGTGGCGGACTATCATTCATCAACACAGTTGACACCCCATCCACACCATCACAAGATCTCACTGACTTAGAAACAGCTACCAGCCAAGCGCAAACGGCCCTTGATCAGGCTAAGACTGCATTAAATAATGCTAAGTCCGCTCATGACACGACTGTTCAAAACTTGAACGCTGCTAAGGCGGTCTTAACAAAGACTCAAAAAGCTGAAAAGGCTGCTCAAGACAAGTTAGCTAACGCTAAGAACGAATTAAAGAACGCTCAATCGGCTTACCAAACAGCTCAAAATAACGTTCAAACTGCCACTCAAAAGTTGACCCAAGCCCAAAAGGTGGCTCAAGAAGCCAGCCAAAACCGGACTGTCAAGGAACAAGCGCTTCACGACGCCCAGAACAAATTAGCGCAAGACCAACAAAAGCTAGACACCGCTAACCAAGCCGTTAAGGACAGTCAAGACCGACTTGACCAAGCCCAATCAGCCCTCAAGCAAGCCCAAACTGATCTAAAGGCCAAGCAAGATAGCGTTCAAAAGTTGACTCAAAAGCTTAATGACTTACAAAACGCACAGACATTACTCAAGCAGGCACAGGACAATGCCAAGGCTGCTGACGACTTGCTCAGCCAAAAGACTGATCAGCTCAAGCAAGCTAAAGATGTTCTTAACAGTGCCCAAACTAAGCTTGACACAGCTAAGGCTAACGCCAATGCGGCTCACGACCAACTCGACAAGGCTAAAGCTAACTTCCAAGCCAAGAAGAATGCTTATGATGACGCTGCTGCCCATTTAATCAGTGACGCTCAACAATACGGATCACAAGTCAAGCTCACTCAGGATCACTTCACAATCAACGAAGGCGATCAATTGCCAAGTCTAAGTCTTGACAACCAATTCGCACCACACCGTGAAAACAGTGCCATCACTAATATGTTCATGAACTTAGCTGCCATGCCTGGTGACGTCTTACCAGAAGGCACCAAGATCAGCTGGGCAAACCCAACCAAGGCTAACAACGACGCTCAACATGCCGGTGACTACACCGAAAATGTTCTAATCACCTTCCCAGATGGTTCAACCATCACCAAACAAGTTGAGTTGACCGTTAAGTACAACCCAGCAATGCACCAGACCCAAACTGACATTACCAATGTTCCAGGTCTGCCAGCTGGTACTCACGTCATTAACAGCCAAGTTGTTAATGCTAATGGTCAAATCATGCCTGAATACCAAGTCATTAACGGTCACATCGTTAAGACAACAACTGCCGCTCAGCTAACCAAAGCTTCTAACGCCATTTCAAGTGAAAACACCACGCTCAAGCGCAGTGACCTAAACAATGGTAAGTTACCTCAAACAGGTGACCACAACGAAGCTGGACTAATTGGTCTCGGTGTAGCTGGATTGATTGGTGCTCTTGGGATGACTAAACGTCGTCGTCATAACTAA
- a CDS encoding LPXTG cell wall anchor domain-containing protein, translating to MKLYSKHKRKLTPTIKPNDQQPSTQPSGNQGQTKADHNVTVAPSENGSQTAVTNNNVKSVANEVGNNNTPKRSDLNNGKLPQTGSNNSNGFIALGLATMLGMFGLVSVRRKN from the coding sequence ATCAAGCTGTACAGCAAGCACAAGCGCAAACTAACGCCGACAATAAAGCCTAACGACCAACAGCCATCCACTCAACCAAGTGGTAATCAAGGTCAAACTAAGGCTGATCACAACGTCACCGTTGCACCTAGCGAAAATGGTTCTCAAACTGCGGTTACAAACAATAACGTAAAGTCAGTTGCTAATGAAGTTGGCAACAACAATACTCCAAAGCGCTCTGACCTTAACAACGGGAAATTACCACAAACCGGAAGCAATAACAGTAATGGTTTCATTGCTCTTGGCCTAGCTACTATGTTAGGTATGTTTGGTTTAGTCAGTGTACGTCGAAAGAATTAG
- a CDS encoding helix-turn-helix domain-containing protein: MIDIKAVGANIADIRRKNNLTQEQLAELAGLSTNYIARVERGEIQNFSAINMLRIAAALDVSIDELAEGAHEKEKLKSKPHRKELNKLLDQMGHETSELLSQSFIKTIHLIQDNNSKHEKSGK, from the coding sequence ATGATTGATATTAAAGCCGTTGGTGCCAACATTGCCGACATCAGGCGTAAAAATAACCTAACACAAGAACAGCTAGCAGAGTTGGCAGGCCTTTCAACCAACTATATTGCACGTGTTGAGCGTGGCGAAATACAGAATTTTAGTGCCATCAATATGTTGAGGATTGCAGCAGCTTTGGATGTTAGTATTGACGAACTAGCTGAAGGCGCTCATGAAAAAGAAAAACTAAAGTCCAAGCCACACCGCAAAGAATTAAATAAGTTGTTAGATCAGATGGGACACGAAACTAGCGAATTGCTATCGCAATCATTCATTAAGACAATTCACTTAATCCAGGATAATAATTCAAAGCATGAAAAAAGCGGCAAGTAG